A genomic segment from Acyrthosiphon pisum isolate AL4f chromosome A3, pea_aphid_22Mar2018_4r6ur, whole genome shotgun sequence encodes:
- the LOC100167760 gene encoding uncharacterized protein LOC100167760, whose product MPYLSAARENGHSDSRLKLFNGLFRWKKSEKEKQKARQLSKSEVCIATSMSVKTRNSCPASPALSMPRSRDVFQDMEALKISRHDNPYLQKKILASRESLLDDSIVVSDTDDIDIMAQEYLADMGPGALIELHQHMVRSPPPTTWPRIPIFKYDEKDQTQDLYGDRCKSPQGRSFLHSSCSSGSSSCVVSPRYNYQSRCHRSASESRGKHV is encoded by the exons ATGCCTTATTTATCGGCAGCCCGAGAGAACGGCCACAGCGATAGTCGACTGAAGTTGTTCAATGGTCTGTTCCGAtggaaaaaatcagaaaaagaaaaacaaaaag ccaGGCAGCTAAGTAAAAGTGAAGTTTGTATAGCAACATCGATGTCAGTGAAAACAAGAAATTCATGTCCTGCTTCTCCTGCTCTTTCTATGCCCAGATCTAGAGACGTTTTCCAAGACATGGAGGCACTTAAAATCTCTAGACACGACAATCCATACTTACAG aaaaaaattttagcaAGCAGAGAGAGCTTATTAGATGATAGTATTGTTGTATCAGACACAGATGACATAGACATCATGGCTCag GAATATTTAGCGGATATGGGTCCAGGTGCTTTAATAGAGCTTCATCAACATATGGTAAGAAGTCCACCTCCAACTACGTGGccacgtatacctatatttaaatatgacgaAAAAGACCAAACCCAA gatcTGTATGGAGATAGATGTAAAAGTCCACAAGGCCGGTCGTTCCTCCACAGCTCATGTTCaa GTGGTTCTTCGAGCTGTGTGGTTTCACCACGATATAACTATCAGTCTAGATGTCACCGATCGGCTAGTGAATCTCGAGGTAAACACGTTTAA